ccccccacccccgccttacTCCCAGAACTGCCCCTGCTCTGGGGTCTAGCCTCCTGACTCTGGTCTTCAACCTTGGAAGGACCCCAGGGGGTCTGGGGAACGTCAGTCTTTACTTCCAATCTCCTAGGAGGTTCACAGACAAGAGTGCTTACTACGGTGCGTTCTGAGGCTTGACTGGGCAGGGATGCCTGAAGGACAAAGACCTGTCTGCTCACTACGTGTGCCATCCTACATGAGAGGGTAAGACATGGATACAAAGAACCAGGCAATGCCCGTTCCCAGAGAAGGCTTTGGCAACACTAAAGACGCCTCCTCTGCCTCCAAGGGGTTTGCCATCTCACTGGGAAGGCAGCCCCACAGAAGACACTGGAAAGCGCAAGCACTGGGCCTAAGTGATCTGCAGGAAACCATGGaggcctggtggctcagggagGCCTTGGCAGACCATTCCGGTCAGGGCAAAAACACTGGGGGCAAGTCTCAGACATGGTAGGGAGGGGTCCCGCCAGGGGACAAGTGTGACCCAAGGACTGATTCCTGTTCCCTTCTTTGGTGACCAGACCACCCTGGAGCTCCCTCCAAGGCCCCTTTCCAGAGAATTTTCTAAAAGGGGGTATGAGGTTGGCCTGGCTAGAAGGGCTTGGGCATTTTCCGTGGGACAGGCAGGATTTGGGCTTCACCTGGACAATGTCCCGCTCTGCCAGCTTCCCCCGTGAGGAGATCCGCACGTCATCGCCATCCAGCTCCACCATGGCTGTGTGAAAACAGGCATTGGCGGTACACTGAATTAAGGTGGGCACTCGGGCCTGGCAGGACAGTGGGCTTGTCCTCCAATCCCGGGCCAATCCAGGACAGAGATGGTCAGACCAGACCCCCTCATTAGAGATGAGGAGACAggaggagcccaacatggtgcgTCTCTGACTTCTAGCCCAGTGCTCTGGCTCCCCCACCCTCCGTtcccagggttgggggagggaggaaggactgGACCTGCTCCCCACAGCCTTGGGATATGGGATGGGTGTACACCCTGACACACCCTTCCCTGTACAAACAAACACACCCTTACACCCTGCCTGCTCACCCAGACAGTCACACCCACCCAGGAGCTCTCACTCTTTGGGGAAGGGTCATTCCCAAGGGCGTGACGCCTCTGGGGAAACATCAGGGGGTGGGGACTTACCATCGAACTCCGCCTGGCCCACTCCGATGATAATGATGGACATGGGGAGTTTGGCAGCCTGGGAGatcaggaggagggacagaatgGGGTGGGTCCATGgaagaaggacagaaggacagagaaatggaagacaggaagatggagacacacagagaaacataTGAAAGGGCCGGGACACGAACCAAGGGAAATAGCCGTGGGTCAccggagaggaagagagggtcaAGAGGGGGAAATGGGTACCAGGTCTGCCTCTGTGAGATACCCCCCATCCCCTCTCCTGTCCCTGCATCTCCATAAAGTGGGACATCTTTTATGTGGGCAACCAGAAGTGGGAGCTGGGGCTGCAGCCCCTTATACTGAGAGCCCACCCAGTAAGGGGAGTCATGTTCCTGGGCCTCCCCCACTCTGGGCTCCCACTTCCTCCTGGCAGGCATGGGCTGGAGTCTGGGGCAGGGGTCCAAGAGACAGATTAACAAGGGAGCCACAGGCATCGGGAGGGAATGGCCCATGTGGGGACTGGGTGTTAGATACAGAGCTCATCCACAGAATCCTTCCATTCCCCAAATCTCACTGCCCGCGTAGCCTCCTCCCAGGGATTTCTCTAAAGAAGTGGGAAggcatgccccccacccccagctcacaTTGACGATAGCCTCCTTGGTCTGCGCCATGTCCGAGATGACCCCGTCCGTGATGATGAGCAGCACCGAGTACTGGGAGCCGTCCTGCACTGCGGCCGCGGTCCTGGGGGAGCGGGGGCTGCAGTCTGTCTGACCCGCTCTgcacccctcccagcccccataACActttgcagggggtgggggggggaattcTTTGGCGGGAGGAGAGTCTCTTTAGGGTCAGGGCTCCCTGAAAGGTGAGTGAATGGAAGAGACGCCCCTCCCATGTTCCAGAGAGGACAGGTGTGCATGGACGCCTCATGAGCAGCTGGGGATGGGCATCTGGGGACCCTGGCACTCACCTGGCCACGTGGGTCACCACCGGGGCGAAGTTGGTGGGGCCGTAGAGCTGCACAGTGCGCAGGCTGTGGTGGTAGGCCTCCAGGATGCCATCGATGCCGCAGCAGGAAGGGTTCTCCTGGTTGCCATTCTGGGGGCGCCGAGGAGAGGGAGGCTGAGcccaggaagaagggaggaggaggagagagggtagCCGGGCCTGTGCACAGCCAGGGTGGGGAAGGCCAGCAGGCCTGGGATGGGCCTGGGATCTCTATGACTCTTCCCTGGTGGGAGGTAGTGGACAGGGGAGGGAGCCCCTCGGGCAGCGCACACTCTGGGGAAGCAGAGCCCAAACCCACTCCTtgccccactccctgctcctgctcagacAGGCCCCCCTGAGAGCCCTGGCTGCTCCCCTCAGGAAACCTTGGGCAAACCACCCCATCCTCCAGTGACTGCCAGGTCTGAGCAGCTCTGGAAGGACCAGCAGCTGATCTGTCTTCTTGTACCTGGTGTGCAGCACCGTGCCTGGCATGGCGGAGTGCTCCCAGcttgtgggagggagggagaggaggtggtCCCCGTCTCAGCACCAACTCAGGGAGCTCCTGGGCCCATTCGCAGTTGTCTTATCCCAGTGCACACCCCTTTACCCTTATTTTGGGGgccttggaggggaggggtagtTCAAGCACATCTCCACTCCACCTCTCCTGGGTCTTCAGGGAAAGGAGGCCAGAGCCCACTGTGAGTGGCATCAGACATGGAGGGGAGGTGCTGGTGAGCAAGGTGGGAGTGGGCTTCTGGGTGCCCTGCTATGAGCTTACCCACCCCCCCAGCAGGCAACCTACCCACCCTGCCTCCAAAGGGGGCACTGACTGTCCTGGGGCAGGGATGATGAGGACGATGAGCCCTCCACCCCAGGCTTGTCGCCAAGCCCCGAGCCTGATCAGCCCTCGGTCTGACCTCCCAGGACCTCCTACCAGCGGGAACTCATGGGACACCCTTCCATCGGGTGGCAGCTTGGCCCCAAAGCCAAGGGCAGGGAACATCTTGTCGCTGTCGTAGTGCTGGATGATCTCCCCGACAGCAGTCAGCGCCAGCGCGTAGGCGTTCAGCTGGTAGGGGCTCATGTAGTGCAGGGACGTGGACTGCGACGGGTTCCCTGTGACACGGGACATGGGAACATTTGCTGCTCCTGACACCCCAAGCACTGTGGGCTCAGAATGCAGAGGGGGGTCTCCAGGGGCACCCGTGATTTTCTTTATCCttgactcttttctttctctcttgccacACCCTCAATCCTTCTGTAAATCCTGGTTGCTAACCCTTCAAAATGCATGCACCCGCTCACCGGCTTCTCCTGTCCTCTGTGACAGCCCCATCCCCTTGCCTGTGGGAAGGCGGCTGCCCAGACCATCTCTCAGCTTCTGTCCTTTGCCTGGAGTCCGGCCCAAGGAACGAGGCGGCCATGCCTCTCCTCGGCTCTGAAGGCTCCCATCTAGCCCAGAACCAGACCCACAGTCCTTACGGGGGAGCCCACAGGCTCTTTGGGGTCAGGCCTCCAGTGACCTCCCTCCTTGCCtcctgccagcccctcccctcactcaggCCCAGCCCCCTGCCATCCCTACCTCAGGGCCTCCGCAGTGGCATGTCCCTTTGCCCCAGGACACTTTTCCGCATAGGTACGTGTAGCTTGCTTCATCTACTCAAGGGTCCCCTTTCCAGTGTGGTCCCCTTCCCAGTGTGCGTCCTGAAAATCATAGCCTCCCCCAATACTCCCTTATCCCTCTTGCTGGCTTACGTCACCCCTGTAGCCCTCATCCCCACTGAGAAAGGCCCACATTTTACTTATTGATTCATCCAAGGCATTACGCCTCAGACTGCCAACCAACAGATCCTGCCTCCCTGCGAACAGCTGCGTGCTCTTCCCGTGGGTCCTTCCCTCTCAGTCTCAGGTCCTCGTGTGTGCAGTGGTAGTGACAGTGCCACCTCATGGGAGTGTTGTGAGGACAGAGCAGGTGGGATTCTTGCAATGCCTCTCCCAGCCTTGAATCCTACCACCCTAGGACTCTGAGGCCCATCCCACGAGTCCCAAACCGGGGCTGCTCTGACAGGCATGAGAGTGAGCACGGAGTACCGCCAGCGGGGGTCCAGACTCCAAGGGAGGTGGTGACGTTTCCAACAGTGTGAAATTGGGCACTGGTCGTTCATGGTGAATTGGGCAGAGCCCCACCCTGGTGAAGGTCCCCGGTGGGAAGGGAGCTGGGGCAGCCCCAACGAAGCTGGGAACTGGGATTCCTGCCCTCACGGATGACCAAAGAGCTCCCCTCCAGCCTGGGGATTGGGCTGTGTGGGAGGATGTGAGATTTGATCCTATGAGGAAACATCTTTTCTCCAGCGCTCCTCATGGGCCCAGAGCCCAGATTTGTTAGTGACCACAGTCCAGGCTGGGGACACCTTCACCATCTTGGTAATCCCTTTGGCTCCCCATGCCTTAAGGACCTTCTTTTCAGTGAAGATGAGGCCAGAGAATATGGGAGAGCTGGTCCCAGCTAGGACCAACTACCACAGCTCTGAGAAGCCCTCCCTGCTCcagaccccagcccccagccagctcctctgcccatccccccactcaccatTGGAAGCCGTGAAGTCAATGGCCACCGTGAAGTTGATCTGGGTCCTGgaagaggaagagcagcaggGGAGTCACCTGGACAGGGAAAAATCCAgcctccaccccagccccacagcTTGCTGGACACGTGGCCTTGGTGAAGTCGCTCATCTTCTTCCAGTTCTGGAAAACGGGGATAGTCATGCCAGCCACGGCCTCCCCACAAACGACTGTTGCGAACCTAAGAGGAAGGCAGTGTCTGAAGCTCTCTGAATGGACTGTGTTCTGTGTGAGCACATGGTGACAATTATTTCCTCCCAAAACCCTGCCCCTGGGCCCACCTGAGTCCCGTGAagttctcactgtgtttctcGCTCAAATTCAGTGTCAGATGCAGGGTTAACGCTTctttggcaaaaaaaaagagagccaaAGAGATATCATGCATCTCTGAGGGAAGAACCAAATACCCCCCATACTGCTGTCTCGCCAAAAACTTGAACCTGAATCCAACTGAGCTTCCAGAGCTCTCTCCCAGCTGTGTACAGGAAATACAGGGGACAGAGGAACACGTTCCATGACAGCCGGGGGAAGCAGCCAGTAAAAACCAGTCTGAGGGAGTCCCCTCCCCCCTCAGACATTGTGAATCTGAATCCCTTGGTGGGGAGCAGGACTCTGTTTTAGCAAGCCCTCACGTGCTTAGAGGAATCAACAGATGAAAAGAGAATTAAGGGACAAATCGACCAGTTGCAATATATGGATCTTGCCCGGATTTCTGATTAAAATAAGCTAACTGAACAACTTTATAAGAAAACTAGGGAAGTTGGAACACTGCCTAGATATTTGGTATTAAGAAACTATTTGATATTTAGGTGTAATTATACTACTTATAGTATTGCAGTTGTATTTTACAAAGAGAATGTCCTTATATTTTTAGAGCTATATCCCTAAGTATTGGGGGATATATGTGATCTGTGATTTGCttcatttgcttcaaaataactGAATGAAAGGGAGCATGTGTTGAAGGAGACTGGCCAGGGGTCGGTTAACTGTTGAACCTGGGTGAAGGGTGCCTGGGGGTTTGTTATACCTTCTCTCTACTTTTGAGTGTATttagaaattttccataataaaaaagttTGGTTTTAAAGATTCAGGTTCAGGGTTGAAGCTTTCTGAGTGTTTGCTGCCCTAGGGTCCAGGCTAGATACTGACAGAACGAAGCTGACAAGACAGGAGCCCCTGGATAAAGTCTTGTCTTGTGGGCCTCATTGTCCAGTGACCACAGAGCTGGTCGGTGACCAGGTTTAGaaagaagagcccagggccacACTCCCAACGATGCCAGTTCAGTCGGCCTAAGACGGGGccccagagtctgcttcttcaaCAGACTATCCCTGCCCTCCTCCACAGATGGATTCTGAGGCGCGGTTCTGGGATCACAGGTGGGGACGCTCTGTTCCGGTGGTTCCCAGTTGGCCCGATGTAAGATCAGCCACAGCCCTCTCTCCACCCGACTGTGCATGAGCTCCTGCTCATGGAACCATTGTCCCCCAGGAAGGGAGAAGGACAGGGTGAGCAGGAGACCCAGGGCTGGGTCTGCTGGCCAGAGCAGTCTGGCCCACGCCCTCTCCCATTGTCTGCTGCCTGGGGGGCAGGGCGTCCAGGGGACTCCAACCtctgagggagacagagaaataagaTGGCATGAGCCTGGGTCCCTGACCGATGGTGTGGTACATCTTCCCACCCATCCCTGCCACCCCATGGATAAAAAATAAGCCTTTGTTTGTATTAAGCCTTGAGGTCACAGGATTATTTGTTATAGCGGTTGGCCTGTCCTATTCATCTACTGTTCGTTGTCATCTCTCCCTGGGAAGTAAAGAGATCTTGTCTTTGCTACAGGGAAAGAGCTCCGCTCCCAGGGCCGCCATCGGGAGGGCGGTTCTGGCCCATGGGACCACAACTGAGGACACCACTGGCTGGGCTCTTCCAAATCAGGGTGAAGGAAGAGGTAAGTCTTACCCCTTAACTGGTCTTCCCCTGCTCTGGGTTCCAAAATgacctggggaagggaggggctaGAAAGCCTCCCTGCAGGCTCTCCATGCCCCCCTGCTTTAGGGCGGAGCAGGGCAGAACACAGCCGGGGCCCAGGTGGCCATTCCCACCCTCTGGGGCCaggtgggcagggaagggaggccAGGGAGAAGAGGAGCCCGAGACAAATGCCTCCATCAGCAGCCTGTCTGGACATGCAGGTCGAGCGAGTTCTCGATCCCTGGAGCCTATTCTCCGGCTCGGGTCTCTGGTGAGGACGAAGAGGTGTGAGCGAGGCCTGGGGTTGGCGCCAGCGCCGAACCTTCCCCAGCCTTGCGGCGCCGGCTTCGCAGGGAAGGCTGGCCTC
This genomic interval from Neovison vison isolate M4711 chromosome 1, ASM_NN_V1, whole genome shotgun sequence contains the following:
- the CPNE5 gene encoding copine-5 isoform X4, whose product is MSPYQLNAYALALTAVGEIIQHYDSDKMFPALGFGAKLPPDGRVSHEFPLNGNQENPSCCGIDGILEAYHHSLRTVQLYGPTNFAPVVTHVARTAAAVQDGSQYSVLLIITDGVISDMAQTKEAIVNAAKLPMSIIIIGVGQAEFDAMVELDGDDVRISSRGKLAERDIVQFVPFRDYVDRTGNHVLSMARLARDVLAEIPDQLVSYMKAQGIRPRPPPAAPESSPPRSPAHTPPASPLHTHI